A region of the Microcystis aeruginosa FD4 genome:
TCGGCCACATTGCAATCATTTTCCTGTGGACTTCCGGCACTATATTCCACGTCGCTTGGCAAGGTAACTTCGAGCAGTGGATCAAAGATCCCTTAAACATCCGTCCCATCGCCCACGCGATTTGGGATCCCCAGTTCGGTAAAGGCGCTGTAGATGCCTTCACCCAAGCTGGCGCTTCTAATCCGGTTAACATCGCCTATTCCGGGGTTTACCACTGGTTCTACACCATCGGTATGACCTCCAACCAAGACCTATACCAAGGTGCGGTCTTCCTGCTGATTCTCTCGGCGATTTTCCTCTTTGCTGGCTGGTTACACTTACAACCTAAGTTCCGTCCTAGCCTCGCTTGGTTCAAAAACGCTGAATCTCGCCTGAACCACCACCTCGCCGCTCTGTTCGGTGTTAGCTCCTTAGCTTGGACCGGACACCTCGTTCACGTTGCTATCCCCGAATCCCGCGGTCAGCACGTTGGTTGGGACAACTTCCTCTCCACTCCCCCCCACCCGGCGGGTTTACTACCCTTCTTCACCGGTAACTGGAGTGTGTATGCAGAAAACCCCGATACTGCTAACCACATTTTCGGTACTGCCCAAGGCGCGGGAACTGCGATTCTCACCTTCTTAGGTGGTTTCCATCCCCAAACCGAGTCCCTCTGGTTAACCGATATGGCTCACCACCACTTGGCGATCGCTGTGATCTTCATTGTGGCTGGTCATATGTACCGCACCAACTGGGGCATCGGTCACAGCATCAAGGACATCCTCAATGCCCACAGACCCCCCAGTGGTAAGTTAGGAGCCGGTCACAAAAATCTTTATGACACGGTTAACAACTCTCTCCACTTCCAACTCGGTTTGGCTCTCGCTTCTTTAGGCGTGATCACCTCTCTGGTGGCGCAGCATATGTACGCGCTACCCCCTTATGCCTTTATCGCTAAGGACTACACTACCCAAGCGGCTCTTTATACCCACCACCAATACATCGCTGGTTTCCTAGCGGTGGGTGCTTTCGCTCACGGTGCTATCTTCTTCGTGCGTGACTATGATCCCGAAGCGAACAAAGATAACGTGCTGGCGCGGATGCTGGAGCATAAAGAAGCGATCATCTCTCACCTAAGCTGGGTTTCCCTTTTCTTAGGTTTCCACACCCTCGGCCTCTACGTTCATAACGATGTGGTCGTCGCTTTCGGTACTCCCGAAAAACAAATCCTGATCGAACCTGTGTTCGCTCAATTCGTGCAAGCAGCTTCGGGTAAAACCCTGTACGGCATGAACGTACTGTTGTCTAACCCCGATAGTATCGCTTACACCGCCTATCCCAACTACGGTGATGTTTGGTTACCCGGTTGGCTAGACGCAATCAATAGCGGCACTAACTCCCTATTCTTAACCATCGGTCCTGGCGACTTCCTCGTTCACCATGCGATCGCTCTTGGTTTACACACCACCGTTCTAATCCTGGTTAAAGGTGCTTTAGACGCTCGTGGTTCCAAATTAATGCCCGATAAAAAAGACTTCGGGTATTCCTTCCCTTGCGACGGTCCCGGCCGTGGCGGTACTTGCGACATCTCTGCTTGGGATTCCTTCTACCTAGCCATGTTCTGGATGTTGAACACCCTGGGTTGGTTAACCTTCTACTGGCACTGGAAACACCTCGGTGTCTGGTCGGGTAACGTGGCTCAGTTTAACGAAAACTCCACCTACCTGATGGGCTGGTTCCGCGATTACCTCTGGGCTAACTCGGCTCAATTAATCAACGGTTACAACCCCTACGGTGTTAATAACCTTTCTGTCTGGGCCTGGATGTTCCTCTTTGGACACCTCGTTTGGGCAACCGGTTTCATGTTCCTGATCTCTTGGCGTGGTTACTGGCAAGAGTTGATCGAAACTATCGTTTGGGCCCACGAACGCACTCCTCTGGCGAACCTCGTTCGTTGGAAAGACAAACCCGTGGCTCTCTCGATCGTTCAGGCTCGTTTGGTTGGTTTAGCTCACTTCACCGTTGGCTATATCTTCACCTACGCCGCCTTCTTGATCGCTTCCACTGCTGGCAAGTTCGGCTAAACCTTGAATTAGGTAACTAAAAAACCCCCTGCCCATTGGTGGGGGGTTTTGTTTTTGACATCCTCGCCGCCCTAAAAGTGCGGCGATTCCTAAACCTCACGATTTAAGTTTCTGCTTCCACCACCGTCGCATACCACAGTTAAAAAACCATGTACTGTCTTACACAGAGTCCACAGACTTTCGCCCCATTTCAGAAGCCCGATTCCCTGTGTCCCACGGTACGTTTCCAGCTAAACGCTTCTTGTACTTGTTGCGCGCGACTTTTTACCCGGCCAAGCTTTTCTGGTCGGAACCCCCTAAGCCGAGTTTTCAAGGTGCTGCGCCGTCCACTTGGTTTTCGAGACTGGCCTTTTAATTCTAACGTAAAGCCAACCTAGAACGGCGGGGTTTCAGACCCAAAATTTCCGATGATTAATAATAAAAGCGCGGCTCAATCTCAAAAATCTATGCAGTGGGAAGAATTAAAACAGCTTTATGATCAGGACTTTGTTTTGTGGATTGAGCGAACCACCGAACAAATTCGAAGCGGGGAGATGAAAAATTTAGATTGGGAACATCTTTTAACGGAGATAGAAGATTTGGGGAGAGAACAAAGAAACCAAGTGGAAAGCTATCTAATTCAAACCGTTAAACATTTATTGATGTATCAGTATTGGCTGACTGAAAAAGGTAATTGTGGCCAGGAATGGGCCGATGAAATCGATAATTTCCGTCTGGAACTAGAAATTTTATTCCAGTCAAAAACCCTCTACAATCATGGGGCTTCTAGGCTAGATATTATTTATGATAAAGCCAAGCGATCGGTAATCAAAAAAACTGGTTTATCTTTGGATAGGTTTCCGCAAGTTTGTCCTTATACCTTTGCAGAAATTATAGATTTTGATTTTTTACCAGTTTAGAATAGGAGAATTAAAGCTGAGAAAGACATTCATAAGTTATCCTCTTGTTCAAGAGACATCTCCAAAAATTATCACCCAATCACAGCTTGCTTTTATACCATGTACTAATTAAGTAGTTCTATAGCTGAAATGTATATCTATCGTTGCCAATTTGATTTCATTGAAAAAATATGGGGCGATTAAAATCATTTTTATTTGGGTAAGTTTCTTAACTAAAAAGACTTTGAGCCTTGAGATAATATTAGATCGAGGTCTAATGTTATTCATCAAACAAACATTAAGGTTACAATGAAGGAATCAGATTTCAGGAAATAGTCATGAAACGAGATGAGGTACTAACAATTCTCGCAACACACCGAGAACAATTAGAAAAACTAGGGGTAAAATCTCTGTCTCTATTTGGTTCAGTAGCAAGGGATGAAGCACGTTTTGACAGTGATGTAGATTTATTGGTAGAATTTAGTAAAGCGGTAGGGTTATTTGAGTTTATCGAGGTACGACTTTACTTAGAAGATATATTAGGATGTTCTGTTGATTTAGGGACTCAAGATTCTTTAAAAGAACATTTACGACAACCTGTATTAAAGGATGTGATTAATGCCTTTTAGAGATTGGCAACTTCGTCTTCAAGATATTATTGAATCCATTGATGAAATCTTGGAATGGACGGCTAATATGACCTTTGAAGATTTTAGCTCAAATCGAGTGACTCTTAAAGCAGTTCTTTATAATTTAGGAATTATTGGTGAGGCATCTAGAAATATTCCTAGTGAGATACAATTGCGTTATTCTCAAATTCCTTGGCGTTTAATGGGAGATATGCGAAATGTCATTTTTCATGAATATTTTCGGGTAGAATTGGCAATTGCTTGGCGGACGATTGAAAATAATCTAACTCCATTGTTTTCACAATTACAGGAAATTTTAGAAAATGAAGCCGAAAATCTATAAAAATCCCCCCTAACTTATTCAATTAAGGGGGAATGAGTTATATAAAAAGGCAATTTA
Encoded here:
- a CDS encoding DUF29 domain-containing protein — its product is MINNKSAAQSQKSMQWEELKQLYDQDFVLWIERTTEQIRSGEMKNLDWEHLLTEIEDLGREQRNQVESYLIQTVKHLLMYQYWLTEKGNCGQEWADEIDNFRLELEILFQSKTLYNHGASRLDIIYDKAKRSVIKKTGLSLDRFPQVCPYTFAEIIDFDFLPV
- a CDS encoding nucleotidyltransferase family protein yields the protein MKRDEVLTILATHREQLEKLGVKSLSLFGSVARDEARFDSDVDLLVEFSKAVGLFEFIEVRLYLEDILGCSVDLGTQDSLKEHLRQPVLKDVINAF
- a CDS encoding HepT-like ribonuclease domain-containing protein, with protein sequence MPFRDWQLRLQDIIESIDEILEWTANMTFEDFSSNRVTLKAVLYNLGIIGEASRNIPSEIQLRYSQIPWRLMGDMRNVIFHEYFRVELAIAWRTIENNLTPLFSQLQEILENEAENL
- the psaB gene encoding photosystem I core protein PsaB — translated: MATKFPKFSQDLAQDPTTRRIWYGIATAHDFESHDGMTEENLYQKIFASHFGHIAIIFLWTSGTIFHVAWQGNFEQWIKDPLNIRPIAHAIWDPQFGKGAVDAFTQAGASNPVNIAYSGVYHWFYTIGMTSNQDLYQGAVFLLILSAIFLFAGWLHLQPKFRPSLAWFKNAESRLNHHLAALFGVSSLAWTGHLVHVAIPESRGQHVGWDNFLSTPPHPAGLLPFFTGNWSVYAENPDTANHIFGTAQGAGTAILTFLGGFHPQTESLWLTDMAHHHLAIAVIFIVAGHMYRTNWGIGHSIKDILNAHRPPSGKLGAGHKNLYDTVNNSLHFQLGLALASLGVITSLVAQHMYALPPYAFIAKDYTTQAALYTHHQYIAGFLAVGAFAHGAIFFVRDYDPEANKDNVLARMLEHKEAIISHLSWVSLFLGFHTLGLYVHNDVVVAFGTPEKQILIEPVFAQFVQAASGKTLYGMNVLLSNPDSIAYTAYPNYGDVWLPGWLDAINSGTNSLFLTIGPGDFLVHHAIALGLHTTVLILVKGALDARGSKLMPDKKDFGYSFPCDGPGRGGTCDISAWDSFYLAMFWMLNTLGWLTFYWHWKHLGVWSGNVAQFNENSTYLMGWFRDYLWANSAQLINGYNPYGVNNLSVWAWMFLFGHLVWATGFMFLISWRGYWQELIETIVWAHERTPLANLVRWKDKPVALSIVQARLVGLAHFTVGYIFTYAAFLIASTAGKFG